The genomic interval CAGACCTTCATGACGGCTGGCCAATGGTTTGCTTGGAAAAGACTAAACTCTACATGGCCAAATATGCAGATTACTTCCTGGAAGTGTCTCTGCAAGGTGAGTTGCCGAGCACGCCCTCATGTGACTGTGCACAGTGACTCATGTATTCTGTTGCTCAAGTTTATTTTTGATGTCTCCACAGATTATGCCTTTCTAAATTATGCACCTTCTTTAGTAGCTGCTGCATGTGTGGCTTCCTCGAGGATTATCCTTCGTCTGTCCCCAACATGGCCCACGAGACTACACCGTCTCACTGCTTACTCCTGGGACTTCTTAGTGCAGTGTATTGAACGGCTGCTGCTGTAAGCCTTTTTGCTCTTGCATTTATAACTTCTAGTTAGCATTTTCCTTTGTGTATAGTGTATCCTAAAAATTACTTCTCAAAGGCTCGAGGTTCTTGGGATACTTCTGTCAGTTGCTCACTGCTGGGAACAAACGTGCTCCACGCACAGTAAAGGAGTGTTTTTTGCCTGTGACCCTGTTACTGGTATGCCCCTCAGTACTTGGCAGGACGAGGAGCTGTCCAGGCCGGTCTCACCCCATTCCCGTCTCCATACCACTCAGTTTAAGGGTTGCCAGGGTGTGACCTCAGATTCCTAGTTGTAAAGAGTCCTCAAAGCCACGAGCACTGTTCATACCAAGATGAATCCTTGAGAAGGATACAGGGAAGGTGTGACTTGTTGACGTGACGGTGGCCTTGGCAGCGCAGTGGTGGTTCATGGAGAGCACAGTGGCAGAGGTGGGAAGCGGGCAGCGCTGGGTTCTTGCCAGGTGGTAACTGATCCCTTTCTTTTGTCTCAGTGCTCATGACAATGACGTGAAAGAAGCAAACAAGCAGAGGGGACAGTCGGCTCCTCAGTCAGCACAACTGACTGTGTTCCAGACAGCGCAGCCCTCGAGGCCGGCTCACTTCCAGCAGCCTCAGTATCTTCATCCAACCTCCGTGCAGTATCGACACCCTGTGTCGGAACAGCCGAGCCGTCAGCAGATTGTGTCTACCACACACACCTCGTCCTACACGCTACAGACTTGTCCTGCGGGCTTCCAAACTAGTGTCCAGGGCCTTGGCCACGTGCAGACTGGTGTTGGGATGTCCCTGGCAATACCAGTAGAAGTTAAACCCTGCCTCAGTGTTTCTTATAACCGGAGTTACCAGATCAACGAACACTTCCCGTGTATCACCCCATGCTTTGAGAGGTGATGACGTATGTAAGCGGGTCATAGATGATCCAGACTGTTCTGAGCCCGATAGCTCTGGAGCAAGCTTTTTGTACTCCTCTTCAGAAGGAAAGGATACAAATAGCACCACAAAGCCACAGGCACCAGCACCAGAAGACTGAGTAACCCTTTCAGTACCATGAGTACCTAGGAGGACTCAGCAGGTACTGACCTGTGTCAAATCCTATGTGACAGAAATGTCCCAGTTCTTGGCTGATGgtccaaatatttcaaaatgctCAATACAGCAGAAAATTGGCCATTCTAATATTTGACCTCTGGTGGGCTTTAGCCTTATGCTGGCATATATGTCAAAGACTTAATGTTTATCTGTGGACTTGCCAAAAAAACCATCTTTTATGAAGGAAGTTACAGTATTAATTTTTGAAGAATTGTTTTAATCTTGCAgctcagaggtttttttttgttttgttttgttttgtttttgtttttttttttttgacctacTGGTAGGTTTCTAAATTCAAACTCACCAATTGCTAAGTATACTAATCTGTGCAGTTAAACAAAATTCAGATGATTTTATATAACTTCATATCATAAATATAGGTGCTGGATTTATATACTACAATTAGGGGTGAAGCAGATACATACCTTGAAATCATGgtcataatttttgttttgctctgctaCCTTTTCCCCGTAAGTGCTCAGCCCCGATTCTTCAGGGTTAAGCATATTTAACTCAGGGAACCTGTAGTACTTGGAAACACTTAGCTGTAACCAGCATGCCTTGGGAGTGTGAGGACATGAATTACCTGTGTAGCATAGGCTGCGGTGCTCCTGCTGGGATGAGAATAGATCAGCACAGGACAAATGAAGTGGGTCCTCAGTTCATGCATGGAGAGGCTGGTCATCACCCATGCAGTCAGTGGCCCACACTCAGATTGGCTCTTTAAGACAGTTTTCAGGGGAAGGCATACTATAAAGTGTCAGTGCTAGAGTAGAGTCAGATAGGACTGTTCTGGAGTTGAGGGTGGCTGTGGTAGTGCTCAGGTTGGGCTAACGCAGCACTTTGTTGAGGGAGGGTGGTTCAGTGAACGCCCTTGGAATCCAGCAAGTCAAGCAAGCAGGGCTACTGACTTCGGTAGCCACTTTCTGCGGTTGGCTGTGTAACTGCCGGGGGACAAGTCGTTGTATTGGTAGTAAGTGAAAACAGCAATAATAGTCATAACAAGGGCAACCTAGCCCTAAGATACTGTCGGAGGTGCAGAGGACAAACttcaaaagtaaaaaagtaaCTGATAAACTGTAAGCATAGTTCTCTTGGAGGGAAGCTTTCTGGCTTAAAATGAGtaagatgtatttgtttttataagataGCACTtgaacagaagggaaactggtAGCTATGAGACACAGTGTCTGTTGGCGTGAGCTCACTGTAAAGAGGTGGGTATGCAGCAGGAGTCAGTGGCCTTTGCTGGAAAGGGAAGGGCTCCACACGGGATGGACTGACAGGGGCAGCTCCCTCCAGTGGAGAAGCTGGTGGGCAGCTTCTGCCAGCAGGAATTCTTAGAGGAATGTTCTTTCCTTAAGAGGAAGCTAACTTTTATCTGTAGCATACAGAAGGCATGGTGTGGACTTACTGGTCTGGTGATGAAAATCACTCAGGTAAGAACACTCATGACAGTTTTCAAGCTTGGAAACTGTTATAGGAACATAACGCTTTTGCTTTTCCTCTTTCAAAAGGCTGCTAATTGGTTTTATAATTCTTAAGAAAACTTGAATTATTAGGAGGAAGTAGGTTCAAAAGATAATGTATCTTTCACGTTCACAGATAGAGCCCAGCAACATGGAGTCAGTGTTCAGTATTGTAACTACCTCAGTAATGCTATGAATGTAAGAGATTGGGATAGAATCCTAACTTGAAACAACAACCAGTGCCTGTGGTAACTTAATGTCTTGTCAGTGCTTTTATTGATTGGTTATGTGTCATTCTTGTTGTCAAAGaatatttgccttttaaaaaaagcttAACACTTTccagtttatatttaaaaagctaaAGAACACTGGATTAATTCTTTTTGGGGAGTAGAGTCAAATAATTGATGACTATTGCTGCATACCCGGATGATGGGGAGGCTGGAGAATCatgactattttaaaaaacagcagGATTCAAGATAAATTCAACTCAGCAACAGTTagctgtgggtgggggtggggggagggtgctgtgtgggtttcattttgtttaatttattaattagtcttaaaaggtttttttttttttttctgttttgttttgagattacTGGACCATCATTAAATGTGTACTGTGAAAAGATTAATGATGTGTGTAAAGGACTTAACCCAAGTCCATTAAATAAACACTACTCAAGTacaaaatgcaaaccaaaatatCTGTGCTCTGACTAACTACAAACGTTGGCTCTGGTGCTAAGTCCACAGCGGGGCCAGGTGAGTGCTGTGcacttgattttaaaataaaagtcgtTTTCACTAAAAGGGTCATgctgcttttgttttaaatttggggTCGTTGGTCGTGACCTCATAAAGCCATGTTGGCATGTGTGTCAAACTTACAGTCACAAGTGTATTTAATGAGAGACGTCCGGATATAGAACATTGTTCAGGGTCAGGAAACATTTGTCCGTTTGTGTATTACGTCCTGAGCACTGGAGCCCATTAGAATTTAGCAGACAACTCTGTTGCCTTAAAATGAGTCGTGTGTTAGGAactgtaaattcttttcttttctttttttaattgaacatagtttttttttttttttttttttcatataacatATTCTGGTAAGTTTTCCCTTGTTTCCCAGATCTTTCCCATCCCTCTAACTCTGAGCCTATTTTATCTCAGTCTTTAGAacacaaacaggaaaaataaaacaaacaaaagtaaaaaaccaggatagaacaaaacagaaaaaaaaaaaaaaaaaaaaaaaaaaaaaaaaaagcacacacacatatgcacaccaggCACACAGAAAACCCAGTAAAGcacaaagtcagaaaacaaaatatgtaaataaaaggcCAGTAAGAGGGGAGATGGCCAAAGCACAggagacagacaaaacaaaaacccaaaaagcaaaaCCTCCCAAGTGCCGTTTTGAGTTGATCATCTACTGCCGAGCATGGAGCCTGCCCATGAGTGTGGTCTGTATACTCAGTGATGCTCCActgcagaaaataatttttcctttgtgtgcTGTTGTCTACTGGGAATAGCTCCTTGGTTAGGTATGGGAGCGTGAGAGAGTCTTAGCAATGAGTAAGCCTTTTTTATTCACCTAAGTATAAATATCATTCGTTACTTAATTTAGCTGAGGCCTGAGCAGATTCTGATACGGCAGTAGCACCCGCTCTTATGTGGTGTCACTTGGGGCTGAATTTAGGTAGCAGGAAAAGGCACAGCTGTGTTGTAAACAGGCCAAGCTCTGCACTGTGACCCTAACCCAGGAAGCGAGTTGCTAAACAGCTGCTTCTGAAGCAGATGGTGaaaccaccacccaccacccaccacccacagCGGCTTACATGGACCTCCAGGACTCGGCACACTAGGAACAATTAGACGTAGAGCCCGGTGCTCGGTTTACTAGTCGTGTTGGTTTAGGAATCACTCAAAATTCGTTTTAAAATCCTCAGTTCTTTTTTAAAGTCAGTTGAACGCATACAGCTAGAAGTCACTCCGTCGGGAAGGGGTGCTTGCTGTACCTGTACCCCACGGTTACTCTTTACATTTGCTCCCAAGATGCTGTCAGAGACTCACTGCCACCCTGAATTAAGGGAGTTCTtaagctggagtcatgggccTTTGGCATGGTATGCAgcttggagaagagagaagagagcctcTGTCCCTAAAGTCAAAGTAGAGATTGTGTTTCCAGGTCCACAGTACCATTCTGTGCATTCTGTTGACTTGCTTCACTACCACAAGTAGGAcatgttcctttttctttttaatagcctTTCACTTTAGTACAAATTGAGGTTTACAGGATTCCCATATATCCCATACCCAGTTTCCTCTCTTACTCGTCTTACATTGTATGTTACCTTTGTCACAATGAACCAATTGTTGGAAGTCTGCATTTTAGTCATcttatgtctgtgtgttcatgtgcatttctatatatgtggaagccagaggattaTGTCAGGTGTCTTTTTAATTGATCTATatcatgggggcgggggggggggtgggaagagaTGATCTCTAACTGAATCTATAGCTGATTGGCTAGACCAGGTAGCTAGCAAGATCCAGGAGTTCTGCCCCTACCCCCagacctgggattacaggcttgtattGTTGAatcagcctgcctgccttccttcttccctccctccctccctccctcccttccttcctcccttccttcctaacttccttccttcctaacttcttgtaaatgtgtatgtgatgAGGGagacacatgtgtatgcatgcttgtgtaagccagaggttgatgtcaccTCTCTTCCTGTCACTGTAACTTTATTGAGGAGGGTTGCTAGCCCAATAAGAGGTGCTGGAACCCTCATGAGATGGGGCCATATGGTGCTTGTATACAGATGTGAACACCAAGAGAGACCAGAATGAATAAACTAATTCTGCATTATTTACAAAAGTGAATTACAGATACTGAGATGCTGGCTGAATAAATAGAAATCAGGCTATTATACAAGCATGGGATTCCACAGACACAACTATAAGAGCAAAACTACAAAGCTTCCTgattattaaaagaaatatagCAAAAACTCAAACTacccattaaataaatatttttttaaaagttcaagagCTGGcagccctgcctcttgtctgctatGCCTTAGCATTGGTGATATCTCCTCTCTTTTGCCCTCACCACCAGTGGCAGGCGGGGAAGGCCCTGCCACTCAACTGCTGCAGCACAGTAAAGCTGAcccaggatggggggggggggggcagggggggtgAGCCACCCCTAAgggcatgagtgtgggagagctggtcctgcctcTTGTTTTCTGGGCAGTGGTGTAGGCAGAGACACCCTCTTTCCTCATTCCTCACTAACTATGGTAGATGGGAGATCTGGCAAGGGGTTATGAGAGTGGAAGAATTGTCCATATCCCTCACCGGCTGCAACATGacagagagcaggccctgcacctcacctaggcagcaaggtagagctggccctggtttcAGGGATTGCATGGGAGCTGGCTCCAAGGGCATTGAGAATGTGAGAACTGGCAAGCTGACCAACTctgatacctctcaggcccagatccagggctttgaactggctcaccccaacatctactcccatgaactgctggagtgcatagATGGGCCAGGTCTACAGacccaaaactacaggatctccacgACACAGGGTAACAGGGTATCTGAGAGgggtcccagtgaggatccagtactgatagagtagcagaagccagaggccttgtaccagaccaatgagtcattgcaaaaaaaaaaaaaaaaaaaaaaggcaaatgaagTATTGACAAaagggtacactgtgggacacactgccACACAGCTTCCACAATGGGATTTTTTTGCCTTTGTTGTAGGGGAGGTTACAGCAGTGGGTGGGAGGGGCAGGTATGAGGAGAGGGGGAGATGATTGGAATTGGAGTGCATGATGTGATATTAACAAAGAACCAATAAACGgtttttaaaagtgtaaataaTGTGAgacataacagtagcaaataaATATACCATTTCTTGTAAGAAATGCTTCAAAAAACAGTTCAAGAGCCGGGGGTCTAATGAAAACTTAAGTCTAAAAGCAACATATCACTATCATTCAGGTAAACAACAAATTAGGGAAAGATGATTTTAGGGGtaagtgggtaagagcacttgctgtgcaacTCTGAGTACATGACTTAGAATCCTCAGGCCTCTTTTAGTAGCCAGGCATACCCAAGTactagagaacagagacaggcagattccccAGAGGTCCCTGGTTAGCCAACCTGCCTGAACGGGTAAGCTTCAGGTTCGGTAAGAGACCCGGTCTCGAggggaaaaggcagaagagaatgaaagataagaccaaacaagaagaaattgagcatccttagagttactccagttgtgcggtgacagccactaggcaagaattgcctctttccatctacagacaaattactgtccagaaaaggacacacttgcagaatagtcaactgattatatctgcctagacagagtaatcagcccttaataattctgcatcactaatgtctgtcagatgattctgggccagaaggctgaagatttgatgctccaacgttcagtagtataggggctgtccaggtgttcagaggtctctataaattggctaagttttagaagctatgcttagtgcttcccataatttcagttaactcagtcattctggatttctgatggggtgaaggcctatagtctcatagccaatcctggctatttactttgagagaacagatctgagtggatggttttcagctgactgggtattaggactatcttgtacctcactggtacaatcaggaataactatgctctaattgcattttgagagaaaagttttattttaacaggaagggtgaagctaggtgatgagagagagaaagagagagaaagaggggggcatggaggcagatgttcacatgtctccaccagtcaaagatagtttatatatctaggttgggtattgggttacacttctgattgagcattaccaaacttataaatcctttgattaacatttttaaaaaatgtataaatgcaaaaaggaggagggggaatgggatagggctttctagggaggggaaagggggaaaggggatggcatctgaaatgtaaataaaatataaaataaataaattttaaaaaatgaaagccatCCTCCTCTGGCTTCAGGAAAAGCATGCTAGCACATGCATATAAAGCATGTGTCATACATAACAACATCAAGAGAATTTACCACTTAAAAAGTGGAATCAAAACTCAATGTTGTATGGgagattttataaaattattcagATGGACTGAATATAAAAGTTAAGAATTACCATTAAAAACtcagaggggggaaaaaatcagGTTTTTAATAACAAGCCAGGCATGATGTCTCAGTCTTGTAATCTGAGCATttgaaagctgaggcaagaggattaggaCCAATGCAAAGACAGCCAGATGTATgaagtaagatcctgtctcacaaacagaaaacaaaaacaaaatcacagtCTTACTAACAGACACATATCTAGTGTCAAAAGTTGGACCTGCAACAAGGGTGAGCAGTTAGGAGCAGCTGGGAACAAATCATTTAGCAATattgaacaaaaaaaatgtaGGGAAAATTAGGAGACATAAAGGATAAACATCAGTGGCAGGGACCAGTTCTCCAAACATAAGGATGTAAAGATCTTAGCATATCAATTTGGTAATCTGACAGTGTGCACAGTTCTAAGAAGGAATGTGGAACAAAGTTGACATGAAACAAAGATGACAGTGGAAGCAAAGGACACCGAGTGACACCTGGAGACAGCTTGTCACCATGCTGTCAGCAAAACACCATTTTATGACTGATTGACATCCTCAAGCTGAACTGCATGCTACAACGGCTGCCTTCTTGGCTTTCGATGTTGTACCTTTGTGGAATTCCTGTCTGAATCTGCCATAGACTAGTGTTTCATCTCTTAGCCTGGGCAGTCCGGTTGTACTTGCTCTTAGCAGGACAGCCCCATTTTTCCCAGGTTGACTTCGGAAGGTGGTAGGCTGCAGAGCCACAGTGGAGACACAACATGCATGTCTTACTGTGACACTTTCCAAAGGATGACGGCTTCCTTTCTCCCCAAGGCTTTAGACAactaaaattactatttttattgaCCTAGTCAGGTGCCTAAGGTCAGAATACAGTAACTTGCTTCTTTGCCCACTTCCAGCTGTCTGCAGTGTtattcaagaagaaagaaattatggttTCTAAACTGCTACGATACTCATGTTTGACGTTATTCAGCGAAAGCACCTATACCCACTACAACACACCAAACTGGTAATTGACCAtttatcttcatgtttcctttgaTAAAGTTAAACTAATTGGAGCTTTCAAAATATGAACAATTCTTGACTGTGTTAACCTACAAAGAAAAGCTACAGTCAagttcaaagaataaaattagcATGGAAAACACTGTCAAAAATGCAACTAGACATCAGAAGTTGCACATTTTGGAGATATAAAAATGCATGTTTACTAAAGAAATTGTGATCATTTCTACATGTTAGAGAATGCTTAAAATACATCCCATTCATAGAATTTATTCTGACAATGTTTCTAAATATGCTTTGGTTATATTGTGAACTCATACAAAGTTGTGCTAGTACTTTGTGAAGTAGGAAAAGTagaatataaattatgtatttaatatacAGATCATGTAAGATATATGTGATCCTGTAAGCATTCTTATAATCTCAGTTTTGTTTTACATGACCCTCTTATGTCTGTGTGAATTACCATTTATGTTCAGCCTTGGCGTTCCTTCCTACCACTGGctattcacctctctctctctctctctctctctctctctctctctctctctctctcatctaggACTTTACATATGCTAATCAAGcgttctatcactgagctacacacctaatgtcttagttagggttttaattGCTTCAACGAAAAACCATGACTAAAAAGCAAGTTgcggaggaaagggtttgttcagtTTACgattccacatcactgttcatcctcaaaggaagtcaggacaagaactcagacagggcagaaacctggagacaggagctgatgcagaagccatggataggtgctgcttactggcttgctttatgtggcttgctcagccagctttcttccAGAACCCAAgacaccagcccagagatggcaccacctatcataggctgggtcctcccctattgatcactagttgagagaatgccttacagctagatctcaggGAGTTTTTCCTTAGCTGAggctcttctctgatgactctaacttgtgtcaagttgacacacaaaaccagccattttagttgttttaaagatgggggtctcactatgtagcccaagctaagCTCAAACgcgtaatcttcctgccttagtccCAAATGTTGATATTACAAGTGTGAATTACTGCACTTGCTTTGAGTATAGTATGTAAACAACAGGATGTACACCCTAAGTAAGTGTTGACAATTATAAACTTGTGTGATGACCACCACAATCAAGACTCAGAATATTCCCATTGCCCTAAAAGCTTCTCTGTGTTCCTTCCCACCCAGTGCTCCCTGTAACAAGCCCATGGTTGAGGCTCCCATTGGGAACAATGCCACAAGGTAAGAACCTGATGATGTATGATTAACTTATTTTTCCAAGACATAGGGAGCCAGGCTAACCCAAAACGTTCTCAGAGGACAAAGAGAACTTTAATTCTGTGTCTTTGTCCAGGAATGGACTTGGCAGAGCTGGTCTAGGGCTGGAGCCAGTGCCTAGAAAATCTCAAGGTTGTGGCTTCTGGGGACCAGACCCTCCTAGGCTGTCATTATCAGTCCTTTGGCAGCTGTGTCTGAGGTATCTTATGTTCTCTTTACCAACTTTGTC from Arvicanthis niloticus isolate mArvNil1 chromosome 1, mArvNil1.pat.X, whole genome shotgun sequence carries:
- the Ccnj gene encoding cyclin-J isoform X2 — protein: MELEGQWWRGQLAADIHQALRYKELKLPSYKGQSPQLNLRRYFADLIAIVSNRFTLCPSARHLAVYLLDLFMDRYDISIQQLHLVALSCLLLASKFEEKEDSVPKLEQLNSLGCMTNMNLVLTKQNLLHMELLLLETFQWNLCLPTAAHFIEYYLSEAVHETDLHDGWPMVCLEKTKLYMAKYADYFLEVSLQVAAACVASSRIILRLSPTWPTRLHRLTAYSWDFLVQCIERLLLAHDNDVKEANKQRGQSAPQSAQLTVFQTAQPSRPAHFQQPQYLHPTSVQYRHPVSEQPSRQQIVSTTHTSSYTLQTCPAGFQTSVQGLGHVQTGVGMSLAIPVEVKPCLSVSYNRSYQINEHFPCITPCFER
- the Ccnj gene encoding cyclin-J isoform X1 — protein: MELEGQWWRGQLAADIHQALRYKELKLPSYKGQSPQLNLRRYFADLIAIVSNRFTLCPSARHLAVYLLDLFMDRYDISIQQLHLVALSCLLLASKFEEKEDSVPKLEQLNSLGCMTNMNLVLTKQNLLHMELLLLETFQWNLCLPTAAHFIEYYLSEAVHETDLHDGWPMVCLEKTKLYMAKYADYFLEVSLQDYAFLNYAPSLVAAACVASSRIILRLSPTWPTRLHRLTAYSWDFLVQCIERLLLAHDNDVKEANKQRGQSAPQSAQLTVFQTAQPSRPAHFQQPQYLHPTSVQYRHPVSEQPSRQQIVSTTHTSSYTLQTCPAGFQTSVQGLGHVQTGVGMSLAIPVEVKPCLSVSYNRSYQINEHFPCITPCFER
- the Ccnj gene encoding cyclin-J isoform X3 produces the protein MELEGQWWRGQLAADIHQALRYKELKLPSYKGQSPQLNLRRYFADLIAIVSNRFTLCPSARHLAVYLLDLFMDRYDISIQQLHLVALSCLLLASKFEEKEDSVPKLEQLNSLGCMTNMNLVLTKQNLLHMELLLLETFQWNLCLPTAAHFIEYYLSEAVHETDLHDGWPMVCLEKTKLYMAKYADYFLEVSLQAAACVASSRIILRLSPTWPTRLHRLTAYSWDFLVQCIERLLLAHDNDVKEANKQRGQSAPQSAQLTVFQTAQPSRPAHFQQPQYLHPTSVQYRHPVSEQPSRQQIVSTTHTSSYTLQTCPAGFQTSVQGLGHVQTGVGMSLAIPVEVKPCLSVSYNRSYQINEHFPCITPCFER